GGTTCTTTCTGTTCTTGCCGGTCCAGCCGTAATGGACCGTTGAGCGCGATAGCCGGTGGCGTGTAAATTCTTTGGGCTGACGCGCCACAAGTCGGGCAGTACACTGGCAGGCTCATCTCCGACAGCGAACGCCACACCTCAAACTCGCCGCACTGACGGCAACGAAAGTCATACACTGGCATGGGTCCGACTCCTAAACCGGCAAGATGTTGCGGTCAAAGATGGCAGTGGGAATGGCCAGAGTGCAACAGGCGTTGGGAATGTCCACGATGCCGCTAATGCGACCTTCAATCGGCGCACAACTGAGCAGTAAATAGGCTTGCTCGCCGGTATAGCCAAACTTTTTGAGGTATTCAATGGCATTCAAACAAGCACGCCGGTAGGCCACGTGGGCGTCTAAGTAATACTGTTCCCCTGTAAATTCATCCACCGAAATTCCTTCAAACACCAGGTACTCTGAGTAGCGAGGTTCCACTGGCCCTGGTTTGAAGATGGGATTGGTGAGGCCATACTTTTCCACACCCCCTTTAATCAGATC
This window of the Gloeomargarita sp. SKYB120 genome carries:
- a CDS encoding zinc ribbon domain-containing protein, whose translation is MPVYDFRCRQCGEFEVWRSLSEMSLPVYCPTCGASAQRIYTPPAIALNGPLRLDRQEQKEPRLVRREREPEKPRFRQSTCSRPWMIGH